The genomic DNA AATGGATATTTTTAGtgaactgattcaaaagattcgaTTCAATAGAATGAGTCAAATTCACTGGAGCTCTGACATCCACTCACGTGAGGGCGCTGTGTGTGTTTCCCCACATATCTCTTCACGATAGTGCTGCGCTTGAGCGGAGTGTAAACACACGGTTATGGCTGCTGAGAGGGGTGGAGGCGACAACAACCTCAACGACGAAATGGGCAACcaactacaactcctgccaggTTCGTATGCCTGCTAGTTTCCTTATAAACACGGAGTATATAGTAGTATCAAAATCATGCCATCTTCATGTCCTGCTCAGAACATGCAGGGAGATCTTTACTGACAGATCCAGATCCAGTCAGCTGACAAGGGGGCTTCTCTGCAATCTTCAAGTGTCTGCGTACACCTGTTATGTAAAACACTTAATTAATAACGATATTCTGCGACACGTTTCGTTTCTGTAGCCTTAATAGCTGCAACAATATTGTTGAGTGAAGCGTGCACGTATTTGGTTGTTTCATTGTATTGTCAACAGACATTCGTTATTATAATCATTGTGTTATTTATCCAGATGAGAAATTTTCTTGCACTTTGCTTATTAATGGCTTTATGCATGCCTGGTTGTCCTCAAATAACTCTGTATGGTTAAAATCGAAAGCAAATTGAAATAGGTTGTGAATGTAAATGTAGATGTAGTTgacaaagtgaaagtgaataCTAAAAGAGTgaagtcacatttttttttctagtgtTAAATTTAAACAATAGAGATCGATTCACAGCAGCTTCATAGTATTACAAAGGAATTCAATTCAGTTAAATGCCAATGTTGATGTTGCAAAATTCATGAATTAAGAACAAATCTGACCCAGCTATAACACAGAAGTCAACTGTgacattattcagctcaattcagttGAAATTTTGTTGTCATCTAATAGTGTCAGTGCTGTCAAATCGATAATATATTATTGAGTATTAAGTGTCTGTTAGACCCCAGTTAATCAAGTCGGAGTCAGAAACCGGAGTCAGTTTGGGGGACCAGTTTTCTTCTGTCCTCAATGAATAAACACGATGTGATGTTGATTGGGATAAGTGAGATTATATTCTAGCTCTAATCTTTCTGTCTTTCTACagaaaatgaagaagaagaagaggatgacATGGAGACTGAGGATCGAGATGGTGAGGATGCAGAAAAGCCAAGTATTATAAACTTTGACACGAGTCTGCCAACTTCACACGCTGTGAGTGTCATCTGTCAGCAGTACAtttaaactagtgctgtcaaacgattaagcacaattaattgcatcaaaggtaaaagtttttgtttacataatgtatgtgtgtgtgtactgtgtatatttattatttctatataaatacacacgtctgtatatattaaagaaaaaggtTTTATGcttctataatatatttatatatgatataatttacatgaatataaatatatacacctaaatacatgtaaatattttcaaaatatatgctgtatgtgtgtgtttatatatacataataaacatacacagtacacacacatatataatattaaaaacaactttttttggatgcgattcattgcaaataattttttgacagcactaatttaaacACCAGTCATGTGACCTGACCTGAGGCTAAtatgtttaaaatcattttaagtaTATAGCACCTTATTGATTCATTTTGAATTCATTGGCATGCACATAATATGCACGTAGCTGATGGTCAAAGTATTGCTATATAGGCTTTATATAAAATCTCAATCTCAAATTTTTGCATGTTTGTCTACGTTTGTGTGTATGTTGTGAAGTATCTGGGCTCAGACATGGAGGAGTTTCACGGCCGTACCCTGCATGATGAGGACAGTGTGCAGAATCTGCCAGTTCTTCCCCAAGTCACACTCATTCTGATCCCAGGCCAGACGCTACCCTTGCAGCTTTTCCGGCCACAGGAGGTCAGCATGTTCCGCAACCTCATAAGCCAAGACCGCACGTTTGCAGTGCTTGCATACAGGTATTAACATTCACAAGATGCAGAATAATAACTGCTCCACATTAATGATCACTTACCTTTGATTCTTCTTCGAGAACCATGCAGGTTGCAGTGGAGGGGTTGCAGGTGTATTTATATTTCTTACATTTGTACATGCACTTTGTAGTTTGACGTGTTTCTATCTCTCCCAGTCCTGATGCGAGTGGAGTGGAGATAAAAGCGGAGTTTGGGACGACTGCAGAGATCTATGCTTTTCGTGAAGAACAGGAGTACGGCATAGAGACAGTGAAGATCAAAGCTGTTGGACGGCAGCGCTTCAGAGTGCATGAAATACGCACACAAGCAGATGGGTAGGGCTATATACATGCTTTCACTAGGTACTACAATGTGCTGTCCACAAAATGTACTGTAGTAATAAACCACCTCGCTATTTTTCAGGAATGTAATGTGAAAGAGACACTGCCATACatgcacatttttgtttttgcaggATTCGTCAGGCAAAAGTACAGATTTTACCTGAGAAGATTCTGCCAGACCCTTTATGTGCACTGCAGTTCCTGccacgcttacacacacacacaccacagatcAAACACTCACAAACAACACCACCGCAGGACCGGTGTATCCAGATCTGTAGACAGGTAACTGATGTACatgatatgtttttattaaagaaCACACAGTTCTTAAACATTCTggaatcagttttttttcttttttttaagtcaccCTTGTAAGTCATAAgtaacatacatttttcttcatgTAATATGCTCTTATTTTCTTTTACAGAAGAAGATTCGTTGTGCTAGTATGACCTCATGGCCTCCTTGGGTGTATGCCTTATATGACTCTGTGAGTTTTATCTctctttattaattttattatattatacattttactttATCCATTTTTCAAATGCTCATTTGCATAGTAAGCCTTAAAGGTGTGATTTCTTTTTTCCCCACTTTAACAATTTTACCCCCTTAGAAATGAACAGTGCTTTTGACAAATGTTTCTAAAAacgtacaatttaaaaaaaaaaaaaatcatcagcaTTTTTATAACGTGAGTGACAACATTTTAGCACTGATGCTTGTGTATGTGTTTCTCTAGAAAACTCTCATGAGCAGAGTAAAGAAACAGCTCCATGAATGGGATGAAAACCTCAAAGACGAGTCCCTGCCTACGAATCCCACAGGTACACACTGGGTTCAGGCACACAGATGCTCTcaagctcacacacacagtcGAGTAGTTAGAGAGTGTCTCTCTCCCTGCAGATTTCTCATACAGGGTGGCCGCGTGTCTGCCAATAGATGATGCTCTGCGACTGCAGCTGCTGAAGATTGGCAGTGCCATCCAGAGACTGCGTTGTGAGTTGGACATCATGGACAGGGTGTGTATATGTTTGGTTGTCTCTGTCTATAAATGTTTATGTAAGTCTCTCTTTTTGTCCAGTAACAATATGTTTTGCAATATGTATGCACTTCATGTTTCCTTACAGTGCACCTCTCTCTGCTGTAAACAGTGCCAGGATACAGAGATAACTAGCAAGAATGAGATCTTCAGGTACAGACAATAACTTTAAAAACACTGAGAATTTAGTCACac from Carassius carassius chromosome 17, fCarCar2.1, whole genome shotgun sequence includes the following:
- the LOC132160997 gene encoding protein cereblon-like produces the protein MAAERGGGDNNLNDEMGNQLQLLPENEEEEEDDMETEDRDGEDAEKPSIINFDTSLPTSHAYLGSDMEEFHGRTLHDEDSVQNLPVLPQVTLILIPGQTLPLQLFRPQEVSMFRNLISQDRTFAVLAYSPDASGVEIKAEFGTTAEIYAFREEQEYGIETVKIKAVGRQRFRVHEIRTQADGIRQAKVQILPEKILPDPLCALQFLPRLHTHTPQIKHSQTTPPQDRCIQICRQKKIRCASMTSWPPWVYALYDSKTLMSRVKKQLHEWDENLKDESLPTNPTDFSYRVAACLPIDDALRLQLLKIGSAIQRLRCELDIMDRCTSLCCKQCQDTEITSKNEIFSLSLYGPMAAYVNPHGYVHETLTVYKANNLNLIGRPSTLHSWFPGYAWTIAQCRTCGSHMGWKFSAVKKDLSPPRFWGLTRSALLPTIPQGEEGVEGSRLLCL